The Spiroplasma endosymbiont of Crioceris asparagi genome contains the following window.
AATCTTCAGGAATTTCTTCTTTAAAAGCACGATATAGTTTAGTTGGTTCTAAAACAATGACTGGATCATTTGATTCAATTGCTGCCAACAATAGTCCTTTTGTATCATATGGAGTTGATGGGCAAACTACTTTAATTCCTGGTACATGTGCATAAATAACTTCCATAGCTTCAGAATGTAATTCAAGGGCACGAATTCCCCCGCCCATTGGCATTCTAATTACTAATGGTGTTGGATATTTACCACGTGTACGGTTACGCATTCTTCCTAAATGACCAATAATGTTTTGAAGTGAGGCTCAACCCAAACCTTCAAATTGAATTTCAACTACTGGTTTCATTTTGTTTAATGCCATTCCAATTCCAACACCAACAAAAACTGCTTCAGAAATTGGTGCATCAAAACAACGTGATTCACCATGAGTTTTTTGCAAGCCTTCGGTAGCACGGAAAACTCCACCTTCAAATCCAACATCTTCTCCAAAAACTACAACTTCTTTTCACTTGTTCATTGCTAAATCAAGTGTGTGAGAAATTGCTTTAATATTGTTCAAAGTTATCATTTTTTCTGCCATGATTAATGTCCCCCTTTAACTCTAGGGTGAGTTTTAAAAAATGCTTGTGCTTCATGCAGTTGTTCTTCAAGTTCTGGTGTTTTTTTCTCATATATAAAATCAAATACATTTTCTAATGGATAATCTTTTTCAGCTTCAGCTAATTCAAATTGTTTATGAATAAATTCATCTTGTTCTTTATCTAAAGCTTGTTGTTGATTATCATCTCAATATTTTAATGATTCTAAATATTTTTTAAAACGAATTAATGGATCATTTTTTTGTGCTTCAGCA
Protein-coding sequences here:
- a CDS encoding alpha-ketoacid dehydrogenase subunit beta, which translates into the protein MITLNNIKAISHTLDLAMNKWKEVVVFGEDVGFEGGVFRATEGLQKTHGESRCFDAPISEAVFVGVGIGMALNKMKPVVEIQFEGLGWASLQNIIGHLGRMRNRTRGKYPTPLVIRMPMGGGIRALELHSEAMEVIYAHVPGIKVVCPSTPYDTKGLLLAAIESNDPVIVLEPTKLYRAFKEEIPEDFYTVPIGKGTIIQEGNDLTVVTYGAQTVDCQKAIEAFETKNPGKTIELIDLRSIKPWDREMVFNSVKKTGRLLVVHEAVKSFSVSAEIIASVNENCFEYLKAPLSRCTGYDIVIPFDSGETYHQPIPTRIEEKINEVINFKF